In Elephas maximus indicus isolate mEleMax1 chromosome 4, mEleMax1 primary haplotype, whole genome shotgun sequence, a genomic segment contains:
- the LOC126076306 gene encoding olfactory receptor 8S1-like, which translates to MKNFSAISKFILLGLSTDRHIQAILFVLFLLIYLLTLTGNFLMLLVIRADSHLHTPMYFFLKQLSFLDLCHSSVTVPKMLQNLLYESKTIFVQGCLAQAFFVFATGGTEACLLAVMAYDRYVAISSPLLYAQVMSNQLCVRLVWGSWCLAFVDALINILLAANLNFCEGQTIPHFSCELSSLFPLSCSETSINFILLLCSSVLHFFGTFIMIVSSYARIVSTIMSITSTSSRSKAFSTCSSHLATVIFFYGSGFISYLLPTSGSPLEIIFSLQYSVITPMLNPLIYSLQNKEVKAAMGRMFRKYFHPLM; encoded by the coding sequence atgaaaaacTTTAGTGCTATCAGTAAGTTCATTCTCCTTGGACTGTCTACTGACCGCCACATTCAGGCTATCCTATTTGTactgttccttctcatttacCTCCTCACTCTAACAGGGAACTTCTTGATGCTCCTAGTGATCAGGGCTGATTCTCACCTCcatacccccatgtacttctttttGAAACAACTGTCCTTCCTGGACCTCTGCCACTCTTCTGTCACAGTCCCCAAGATGTTACAGAATCTACTTTATGAAAGCAAAACCATCTTTGTACAGGGCTGCCTGGCTCAGGCCTTCTTTGTGTTTGCCACGGGGGGCACTGAGGCCTGTCTGctggcagtgatggcctatgaccgctatgtggccatcagCTCCCCACTGCTCTATGCTCAAGTGATGAGTAACCAACTGTGTGTCAGGCTGGTATGGGGCTCCTGGTGCCTGGCCTTTGTTGATGCTCTCATCAATATCCTTCTGGCTGCCAATTTAAACTTTTGTGAGGGCCAAACTATCCCCCACTTCAGCTGTGAGCTGTCTTCGCTCTTCCCTCTGTCTTGCTCTGAAACCTCTATCAACTTTATACTGCTGCTCTGCTCCTCTGTCCTGCATTTCTTTGGAACCTTCATTATGATTGTTTCCTCCTATGCACGCATTGTCTCCACCATCATGAGCATCACCTCCACCTCCAGCAGAagcaaggccttctccacctgctcctCCCACCTCGCTACTGTGATATTTTTCTATGGCTCAGGTTTCATCAGTTATCTCTTGCCAACCTCGGGCTCCCCGCTGGAGATAATCTTTTCATTGCAATATAGTGTGATCACACCCATGCTGAATCCCCTCATCTACAGCCTCCAGAATAAGGAGGTGAAGGCAGCTATGGGAAGAAtgttcagaaaatattttcatccTCTCATGTAG